A stretch of the Erinaceus europaeus chromosome 23, mEriEur2.1, whole genome shotgun sequence genome encodes the following:
- the RPL18A gene encoding large ribosomal subunit protein eL20, with product MKASGTLREYKVVGRCLPSAKCAAPPLYRMRIFAPNHVVAKSRFWYFVSQLKKMKKSSGEIVYCGQVFEKSPLRVKNFGIWLRYDSRSGTHNMYREYRDLTTAGAVTQCYRDMGARHRARAHAIQVMKVEEIAASKCRRPAVKQFHDSKIKFPLPHRVLRRQHKPRFTTKRPNTFF from the exons CTGCGGGAGTACAAGGTGGTGGGGCGCTGCCTGCCCAGCGCCAAGTGCGCCGCGCCGCCGCTCTACCGCATGCGCATCTTCGCGCCCAACCACGTGGTGGCCAAGTCGCGCTTCTGGTACTTCGTGTCGCAGCTCAAGAAGATGAAGAAGTCGTCGGGCGAGATCGTGTACTGCGGGCAG GTGTTCGAGAAGTCCCCGCTCCGCGTGAAGAACTTCGGCATCTGGCTGCGCTACGACTCCCGCAGCGGCACCCACAACATGTACCGCGAGTACCGCGACCTGACCACGGCGGGCGCCGTCACGCAGTGCT acCGCGACATGGGCGCCCGGCACCGCGCCCGCGCGCACGCCATCCAGGTGATGAAGGTGGAGGAGATCGCGGCCAGCAAGTGCCGCCGCCCGGCCGTCAAGCAGTTCCACGACTCCAAGATCAAGTTCCCGCTGCCGCACCGCGTCCTGCGGCGCCAGCACAAGCCGCGCTTCACCACCAAGAGGCCCAACACCTTCTTCTAA